ACAATAATACCTTTAATTGAATGCTGTGTGATATTGAATATAGGGAATTAACCATTTGCCTGTGACTGTTCAGTATTAAGGTCTTTATTGGTGAACATTTTGCACTTTTATAAGTGCATTTAAATGGTTCTTGGTCGTTTCTGTTGTAAGGAtaactatttattattgttttaggaCTTTCTGCAAAGCTATTTTGTTTATACTCATAAATAGTTAGTTATTTTCAGTCTGATATTTCAGAAACAAATTATATCACTATAAAGTGACTGTTTTATATTGAAATAAGACAGACCCATATATTTTTGaagaaatttattttgttttattattttttgtattcttgTCATTTTAGATGAGAGACATTTATAACTATTGAGAgttattttgctatttatttaatttttattccattttatttgttttctttccacATATGTTcagttaaaacaatatattacaaCTGGCTAAAAGGAGAAATAAAGGATCTGTTTTACTAAATTTCATTTTTTGTCATTGGACTAATTGCAAGTTTATACAGTTATCTTGGGAACCCAGAGCCCTCTTCTTGTGTCAAGTGAAGAGAGTGCTACATAAAAAATGGAGGCACCGCTGGGatccttttttttcccctttagccaagtgtaaatatatacatactttttttAGGAGTGTATTGAGTAGAACAGTTTGGCAGTATGGATATTCAATCAGAGGATTTGATCACTGAGTTCATTGAATGGTGTAGTGAGTTAAAGATTGACCCATCTCATGTTTTAGTTCTCAGGGATGTTCCAAAGGGCACTGAAGTAGCAGATGTTGAACGTGCAGTCGAGACAGTAAAAGCGTTTGGGAGGGTCCGGGTAAGGGCTGAAAAATTTCACTCCGAGCTGAAATCTAATTTAGTGTTGTGTGAGTGCAGTCAGCTTTTAGATCCTGAGCATACCCCTCCAGAGATAATACCTCCAGGTGAGGAAGGGCCCTGGAAGATTGTTCTACTTACCCCTTCGGTGAGTACATCTCAGTCATTTTTTTCCAAACTCCAGACCTTAATTCAAGAGGAAGGAAAAACGATGGCTGATGTTGAGGCCCTTTTTCCTAAAGGAGCCTTTAGAAAGCAGTTCTCCTGATAGCATCATCAGGGCAGTGGGAGATTTGTTAGAAAAAACAATGAAGCCAAACAGTGAAATTAATGCATTTAGACGCTTGCGGATCTTTTCTGGTATGGTTCCTACCCCCCCTGGAGAAGAAAGTTTAGAGCATTGGTTGGCACAGGCTTACTTGATGGTTGAAGAATGTAATTGTTCAAATCGGGAGAAACGGACCAGAATAGTTGAAAGCTTGAGAGGACCCGCTTTGGATATAATACAGGCAGTGAGGTTAAATAACAAGGATGCAAATGCTTTAGAGTATTTAGAAGCTTTAGAGAACACATTTGGCACCTCTGAGTCTGGAGAGGACCTATATTTTGCTTTTCGGGCTATGCACCAACAGAAAGGTGAAAAACTTTCAGATTTTGTACAGAGGTTAGATCGAGCTCTCAGAAAAGTTGTAAAGAGAGGAGGTGTGTCTTCTCGACGCATGGACCAGGTTAGACTTGAACAGCTTGTGCGAGGCTCATCTGAGTCTGACTTGATTCTAGTACACCTCCGTCTGCGAGAAAGAAAAGAGACACCTCccacctttttgcagttattaaatGAGATAAGAGAGGAGGAAGAGTATGACGCTTCCCGCCGCAAATTAAATCTTGAAGTGAGACAGGTTCAGActagagagaaaaaaatgcaaCCCACTGAAATGCAGGAGTTAAAAGCAGATGTAAAAGCTTTGCACTCTCGGTTTGGGGAGTTGACTAAAAAGCGAGAAATAGGAAATGACCAACTGGATGGAGCTCTAAAGAGGTTTAGTACAGTGCAGGGCGGTGAGGTTGAAGCTTTACGGAAACAGGTGCTCCAACTTCAAGAACAAGTTAAAGTATTGACAGTCTCACATGCTACTTCCTCATCGAAAGAAGGGAGAAAACTAGAGAGTAAAACCCATTCCAGTCAAAATCGTAGGTCTCAGTCATCAGACAATTCGTCTGAATTTTTTTGTTATCGATGCGGTGAAGATGGTCATTTTGCCAACAAGTGTACCTCTCCTGAAGATTTAACCAAAGTCATTCAGAAACTTATCCGCGCACTTCGTAAAAGCAAAGGTGACAAAGAATCAGAAAGAAAAGCTTCTGCTTCGATGGCAAACTATTCTGTTAGACGAGGAGCAGTAGACTCTTGTTCACCTAACTCCATTCCAGAAGGGTTAGTTGGTCCGTCTACTTTCATTGATGTGGCTATTGAGGGGCAGTTATGCAAAGCCCTCCTGGACAGCGGTTCACGTGTCACAATTGTGTTTGAGAGCTGGTATAAGAAACACATTCCTCACATTCAGATACAGCCACTTACAAACCTTGCTATATGGGGTCTTAGTGATTCCAATTATCCTTATAGAGGGTTTGTGTCTGTGGATGTTGCATTCTTCACCCCTGAgggagaagaaaaagaaaaacttgcACTCTTGGCTTTAGTATGCCCAGATCCAAAGAGTCCTGACCCGGTGTCAGTGATTCTTGGTACCAATACCCCTAAATTTCAAGCTTTGCTGGCCCAGTGTGAAGAGTTAGACAATGATGGTGTGGTTCGATCTCTAAGAATCTTACCTTATGAGTTGGAGACTTGTGAACAGATTTTGCTATCTGGTTCCTTAGCTAAGGATGACACAGTAGGACATGTGATGTGGTTAGGTCCTGGCCCATTATCCATCCCCCCTCGTAGCACTGGCTATGCTGTTTGTCAGGTAAAACAAGTCCAGTCATTAGGCAACGAAATTCTAGTAGTGGAGAATATGGAAGATAAAAAGCTTCCTGCTGGTGTGCTGGTCCCTTCTCTGGTCATGACGCCCTCCAACTTAGATGTGAAAAACTTTATACTACCGTTGCACAATGACTCCCAAAAAGAAACTGCCATCCCAGTGGGTACGCCCCTCGCTCAGGTGTATACAGTGGATGTAGCTACAGTGCCACTGACATCAAAATTTCCGCAGACATTTGTAGATCCTCATATGTTCAATTTTGGAGACTCGCCTATCCCAGAACCATGGAAGGCACGcctgataaaaaaaatgtcagaaagaTCCAGTGTTTTCTCAGTGGATGAATGGGATGTGGGGTTAGCTAAGAATGTAGAACATCACATAAGACTTAGTGACTCTAAGCCTTTCCGAGAGCGGTCTAGGCGTATTGCGCCTGCTGACATTGACGATGTTCGTCGTCACCTGCAAGAGCTTTTAGTGGCAGGCATAATTAAAGAATCCCGTAGCCCTTATGCTTCGCCAATTGTCATTGTCCGAAAGAAAAATGGTCGGGTTCGTATGTGTATTGATTATCGTACGTTAAACTCCAGAACCATTCCAGATCAATACACAATGCCCCGCATCGATGATGTTCTTGATTGTCTGTCAGGAAGTAAGTGGTTTACAGTGCTTGATTTGAGGAGTGGTTATTATCAAATTGCTGTGTCAGAGGCTGATAAGGAAAAAACCGCATTCATTTGTCCACTTGGCTTTTTCCAGTTTGAGCGAATGCCGCAGGGTGTATCTGGAGCTCCTGCGACATTTCAGCGATTAATGGAGGCCACAGTAGGAGATATGAATTTGTTGCAGTGTCTTGTGTATCTGGACGACCTCATTGTGTTTGGGAGAACACTTGAGGAGCATGAAGAGCGCCTTCTCAAGGTGTTGGGGAGATTGGAGGAGAGTGGTCTCAAATTATCACTTGAGAAGTGTCAGTTTTGTCAGGCACGAGTGAAATATTTGGGTCACATTGTGTCGGCTGAAGGGATTTCGACCGATCCTGAGAAGGTCAGGGCAGTTTTGAATTGGCCAAAACCTACTGATCTCAAGTCTTTGCGATCATTTCTTGGTTTCTGCGGGTATTATCGCCGCTTCATTGCCAACTACTCCTCTATTGTTAGACCCTTGACTGAGTTGACAAAAGGTTACCCTCCTGCCCAAAAGAAAGGGAAAATTGATGTTCTTGGAAAGAATTCTTATTTCAGGGAGTCAGATTCTTTTGGTGAGCGTTGGGATCACACTTGTGATGAATCTTTCACTAGGATCATACACTGTCTTACAAATGCTCCAGTGTTAGCATTTGCAGACCCAAGCAAACCGTATGTGCTGCATGTAGATGCAAGTTTGAATGGTTTGGGAGCAGTGCTTAACCAGGAATATCCGGAGGGATTGCGTCCTGTTGCATTTGCGAGCCGGAAATTGAGTCGGTCTGAGCAAAATTATCCCATTCATCAACTTGAGTTTCTTGCTTTGAAATGGGCCATAGTAGACAAATTTCATGATTATCTATATGGTGCCAAATTTACAGTGAGAACTGATAATAATCCCCTCACGTACGTGTTGACATCAGCAAAACTCAATGCTACTGGCCACAGGTGGTTAGCAGCTTTGAGTACCTATGACTTCAATGTTCAGTATAAACCTGGCAAGAACAATGTTGATGCAGACTTGTTATCTAGGAATGCACAGGAACTACAGGAAGAATGGGAGACTATACCACCCTCTGGTATAAAGGCCCTTTGTCATCAGGTTAGTGTGGTCAAGGCTGATGATCCTCCCAGGTTTATTGATCAGTTGGGTGCGCCTCCTGATGCGATTCCTGATGTTTTTCTTTTGCCTCTCATCTTGAAATCGGTCCTCTGGAACAACTGACTCAAAGTGATTTAATTGAGGCTCAGAGATCTGACCCTGCTAttggtgtttttttaaaagggatGGAGACTGAGATGCCCCATTCAGATGTGGAATCTAAGGACCCTGAGGTTGCTATACTTCAGAGGGAGAGTCCAAAGATACAACTAAAGAATGGACTACTATATCGTAGTACAGAGATCCGAAAAAAGGTGTGTCAGTTAATCTTACCTGCCAAGTACAGATCTGTGGTCTTAAGTGCTATGCATGATGACATAGGTCATTTCGGAGCTGAGCGTACCATGGAGCTCATT
This window of the Danio aesculapii chromosome 24, fDanAes4.1, whole genome shotgun sequence genome carries:
- the LOC130218383 gene encoding uncharacterized protein LOC130218383; its protein translation is MLRPFFLKEPLESSSPDSIIRAVGDLLEKTMKPNSEINAFRRLRIFSGMVPTPPGEESLEHWLAQAYLMVEECNCSNREKRTRIVESLRGPALDIIQAVRLNNKDANALEYLEALENTFGTSESGEDLYFAFRAMHQQKGEKLSDFVQRLDRALRKVVKRGGVSSRRMDQVRLEQLVRGSSESDLILVHLRLRERKETPPTFLQLLNEIREEEEYDASRRKLNLEVRQVQTREKKMQPTEMQELKADVKALHSRFGELTKKREIGNDQLDGALKRFSTVQGGEVEALRKQVLQLQEQVKVLTVSHATSSSKEGRKLESKTHSSQNRRSQSSDNSSEFFCYRCGEDGHFANKCTSPEDLTKVIQKLIRALRKSKGDKESERKASASMANYSVRRGAVDSCSPNSIPEGLVGPSTFIDVAIEGQLCKALLDSGSRVTIVFESWYKKHIPHIQIQPLTNLAIWGLSDSNYPYRGFVSVDVAFFTPEGEEKEKLALLALVCPDPKSPDPVSVILGTNTPKFQALLAQCEELDNDGVVRSLRILPYELETCEQILLSGSLAKDDTVGHVMWLGPGPLSIPPRSTGYAVCQVKQVQSLGNEILVVENMEDKKLPAGVLVPSLVMTPSNLDVKNFILPLHNDSQKETAIPVGTPLAQVYTVDVATVPLTSKFPQTFVDPHMFNFGDSPIPEPWKARLIKKMSERSSVFSVDEWDVGLAKNVEHHIRLSDSKPFRERSRRIAPADIDDVRRHLQELLVAGIIKESRSPYASPIVIVRKKNGRVRMCIDYRTLNSRTIPDQYTMPRIDDVLDCLSGSKWFTVLDLRSGYYQIAVSEADKEKTAFICPLGFFQFERMPQGVSGAPATFQRLMEATVGDMNLLQCLVYLDDLIVFGRTLEEHEERLLKVLGRLEESGLKLSLEKCQFCQARVKYLGHIVSAEGISTDPEKVRAVLNWPKPTDLKSLRSFLGFCGYYRRFIANYSSIVRPLTELTKGYPPAQKKGKIDVLGKNSYFRESDSFGERWDHTCDESFTRIIHCLTNAPVLAFADPSKPYVLHVDASLNGLGAVLNQEYPEGLRPVAFASRKLSRSEQNYPIHQLEFLALKWAIVDKFHDYLYGAKFTVRTDNNPLTYVLTSAKLNATGHRWLAALSTYDFNVQYKPGKNNVDADLLSRNAQELQEEWETIPPSGIKALCHQVSVVKADDPPRFIDQLGAPPDAIPDVFLLPLILKSVLWNN